A genomic segment from Limibacillus halophilus encodes:
- the murG gene encoding undecaprenyldiphospho-muramoylpentapeptide beta-N-acetylglucosaminyltransferase, whose product MSAQRQKLAVLAAGGTGGHMFPARALAEQLLGHGWRVALLTDQRGGGFGAGFEDTVETRHLRSGALAGGDFLAKAKGAFNLAIGTLQAFLYLVRRRPDAVVGFGGYASVPPVLVGGYLRCPIVLHEQNAVAGRANRFLAAKAHAIATCFEQVKGFDERESGKTVLTGNPVRPAIAALRAAPYRAPGADGPLHLLVIGGSQGATILNEAVPDAIERLPESQRHRLHIAQQVRGNGLEEIAARYAACGVTADLRSFFDDMPEQLAKAHLVIARAGASTIAELSIAGRPAILVPYPFAADDHQAANARSLSMAGGAWLLAQSNLSGPHLAERLETLLSAPETLTNAASAARSFGQERAAERLAAVVFSATGLVPDQNDSAPQTREEDAA is encoded by the coding sequence ATGAGCGCCCAACGCCAAAAACTCGCGGTTCTCGCGGCTGGCGGCACGGGCGGCCACATGTTCCCGGCTCGCGCGCTGGCCGAGCAACTGCTGGGACACGGCTGGCGGGTCGCCCTGTTGACCGATCAGCGCGGCGGCGGTTTCGGTGCCGGGTTCGAGGATACCGTGGAGACGCGTCATCTGCGTTCCGGCGCGCTTGCAGGGGGCGACTTCCTGGCCAAGGCAAAGGGTGCCTTCAATCTGGCAATTGGCACGCTTCAGGCCTTTCTTTATCTAGTAAGGCGCCGGCCCGATGCGGTCGTGGGCTTCGGCGGCTATGCATCTGTACCTCCCGTGCTGGTGGGCGGATATCTACGCTGCCCGATCGTTCTCCATGAACAGAATGCGGTGGCCGGGCGCGCCAATCGCTTCCTGGCGGCAAAAGCACACGCCATAGCGACCTGCTTCGAACAAGTTAAGGGCTTCGACGAGCGCGAAAGCGGCAAAACCGTGTTGACCGGCAATCCCGTGCGTCCCGCTATTGCCGCGCTGCGTGCGGCGCCCTATCGCGCACCAGGCGCGGATGGGCCGTTGCATCTACTGGTCATCGGCGGCAGCCAGGGAGCGACCATCTTGAACGAGGCCGTCCCGGACGCGATCGAACGCCTGCCGGAATCCCAACGGCATCGGCTTCACATCGCCCAGCAGGTTCGCGGCAACGGTCTTGAAGAGATTGCGGCACGCTATGCCGCCTGCGGGGTGACCGCTGATCTGCGCTCCTTCTTTGACGATATGCCCGAGCAGTTGGCCAAGGCACACCTGGTAATCGCGCGGGCCGGCGCGTCGACCATCGCTGAGTTGTCGATTGCCGGTCGACCGGCAATCCTGGTGCCCTATCCTTTTGCCGCCGACGATCACCAGGCGGCAAATGCACGCAGCCTATCGATGGCGGGGGGCGCTTGGTTGCTAGCGCAATCCAATCTCTCCGGTCCGCATTTGGCGGAGCGCCTGGAAACCCTGCTGTCGGCTCCCGAAACATTGACAAACGCCGCGTCGGCGGCGAGGTCCTTTGGCCAGGAACGAGCGGCCGAGCGTCTCGCTGCAGTGGTGTTTAGCGCGACCGGCCTGGTGCCGGATCAGAACGATTCCGCTCCCCAGACTCGAGAGGAGGATGCCGCATGA
- the murB gene encoding UDP-N-acetylmuramate dehydrogenase, with product MNAALRSPQPPLIERLPEVRGRVTADAPLDRITWFRVGGCAEVMFKPADMEDLAMFLKGLPIDVPVTVMGVGSNLLVRDGGVPGVLIRLGAAFAKMRALDDYVLEAGAAALDLTVAKAAHAASIAGLEFFCGVPGTLGGALRMNAGAYNSETKDVLIEAEAIDRRGRIHRVTPCDLGMSYRHSDAPADWIFTRAWLQGRPGDPQVIGGMMATIQAQREESQPVKTRTGGSTFKNPVGLKAWQLIDAAGCRGLRMGAAQVSEMHCNFLINTGGATAAELEGLGEEVRRRVKESSGVDLEWEIRRIGVAAKGGAR from the coding sequence ATGAACGCCGCTCTCCGCAGTCCACAGCCACCCTTGATCGAGCGTTTGCCCGAAGTGCGCGGCCGTGTCACCGCGGACGCCCCTTTGGACCGCATTACGTGGTTCCGTGTCGGAGGCTGTGCCGAAGTGATGTTCAAGCCCGCCGACATGGAAGATCTGGCAATGTTCTTGAAGGGGCTGCCGATCGATGTGCCGGTGACGGTAATGGGCGTTGGGTCCAACCTTTTGGTTCGTGACGGCGGTGTGCCCGGTGTTCTGATTCGCCTGGGCGCCGCTTTCGCCAAGATGCGGGCCTTGGATGATTACGTCCTGGAGGCGGGGGCTGCCGCGCTCGATCTGACGGTGGCCAAGGCCGCGCACGCCGCATCGATTGCGGGACTGGAATTTTTCTGCGGTGTGCCCGGAACTTTGGGTGGGGCGCTGCGCATGAATGCCGGGGCCTACAACAGCGAGACTAAGGATGTCCTGATTGAAGCCGAGGCGATTGATCGTCGCGGCAGGATTCACCGGGTAACGCCTTGCGACCTGGGCATGTCCTACCGTCACAGCGATGCGCCTGCGGATTGGATTTTTACCCGCGCTTGGTTGCAGGGACGCCCGGGAGATCCCCAGGTCATCGGCGGCATGATGGCGACTATCCAGGCGCAACGCGAAGAGAGTCAGCCGGTCAAAACCAGGACCGGTGGCTCCACCTTCAAGAATCCAGTCGGGCTCAAGGCATGGCAGCTTATCGATGCCGCGGGTTGTCGCGGACTTCGCATGGGCGCTGCCCAGGTGTCGGAGATGCACTGCAACTTCCTGATCAACACCGGCGGCGCGACGGCGGCCGAGTTGGAAGGCCTCGGCGAAGAGGTGAGACGGCGGGTAAAGGAATCAAGCGGCGTCGATCTGGAGTGGGAAATTCGCCGGATCGGCGTGGCGGCGAAAGGAGGTGCGCGATGA
- the murC gene encoding UDP-N-acetylmuramate--L-alanine ligase translates to MRAMPLDIGTVHFVGIGGIGMSGIAEILHNLGYQVRGSDIAENANVARLRKLGIEVVIGHRAENVEDIQVLVVSSAIKADNPELKAARARFVPVVRRAEMLGELMRLKWSIAVGGTHGKTTTTSLVAGLLDGAEFDPTVINGGIINAYGTNARLGQGEWLVAEADESDGSFVKLPATIAVVTNIDPEHLDYYGSVESLHEAFESFVSNVPFYGFAVVCIDHPQVQALIGQVTDRRLITYGFSPQAEVRGENLRSDSNGQIFDVTVSDRVTGQETKISSLHLPMFGKHNVSNALAAIAVALEMGIDSEVVRKSLAVFSGVKRRFTKTGESGGITVIDDYGHHPVEIAAVLQAARAATKGRVIAVVQPHRYSRLANLFADFCTCFNDADHVVVADVYAAGEEPIEGASKDALVEGLHDRGHRHVTALSGPEALPETIKAIARPGDLVVCLGAGNITAWAQSLPQQLEAFQSREAVR, encoded by the coding sequence ATGAGGGCCATGCCTCTCGATATCGGGACGGTGCACTTCGTCGGGATCGGCGGAATCGGCATGAGTGGAATAGCCGAGATCCTCCATAATCTTGGCTATCAGGTTCGGGGATCCGATATCGCCGAGAATGCAAACGTCGCCCGCCTTCGCAAGCTGGGCATTGAGGTGGTCATCGGCCATCGTGCCGAGAACGTCGAAGACATCCAGGTTCTGGTTGTTTCTTCCGCGATCAAGGCTGACAACCCAGAGCTCAAAGCGGCACGCGCGCGCTTTGTACCTGTTGTGCGCCGGGCCGAGATGCTTGGTGAATTGATGCGGTTGAAGTGGTCGATTGCGGTTGGCGGAACCCACGGCAAGACGACGACGACCTCGCTGGTCGCAGGATTGTTGGACGGCGCCGAGTTCGATCCGACCGTCATTAACGGGGGCATCATCAACGCCTATGGCACCAACGCGCGCTTGGGACAGGGCGAATGGCTGGTTGCCGAGGCCGATGAGAGCGACGGCAGTTTCGTGAAGCTGCCTGCCACCATCGCCGTGGTCACCAATATCGATCCGGAACACCTGGACTACTACGGCTCGGTGGAGTCGTTGCACGAGGCATTCGAGAGCTTTGTCTCCAACGTGCCCTTCTACGGTTTCGCGGTCGTCTGTATCGACCATCCGCAGGTGCAGGCTTTGATCGGTCAGGTCACCGACCGCCGCCTAATTACCTATGGATTCTCGCCGCAAGCGGAAGTTCGTGGTGAGAATCTGCGCAGCGACAGCAACGGCCAGATTTTCGATGTTACCGTCAGCGACCGCGTGACCGGACAGGAAACCAAGATCAGCAGTCTGCATCTGCCGATGTTTGGGAAGCACAATGTTTCAAACGCCTTGGCTGCGATCGCCGTGGCCTTGGAGATGGGCATTGATTCCGAGGTGGTGCGCAAGAGCCTTGCTGTCTTTAGCGGCGTGAAGCGGCGCTTCACCAAAACCGGCGAGTCCGGTGGCATCACGGTGATCGACGACTACGGGCATCATCCGGTCGAGATCGCCGCGGTTCTCCAAGCCGCGCGCGCCGCTACCAAGGGGCGCGTCATCGCGGTGGTGCAGCCGCATCGCTACAGCCGCCTTGCCAACCTCTTCGCTGATTTCTGCACCTGCTTTAACGATGCGGATCATGTCGTCGTGGCCGACGTATATGCCGCTGGCGAAGAACCCATCGAAGGGGCGAGTAAGGATGCGCTCGTCGAAGGACTTCATGACCGCGGGCACCGGCACGTAACCGCGCTTTCAGGCCCCGAGGCTTTGCCGGAGACGATCAAAGCCATTGCCCGTCCCGGCGACCTGGTGGTTTGCCTAGGTGCCGGCAACATTACTGCCTGGGCCCAGAGCTTGCCGCAGCAACTGGAGGCTTTTCAAAGCCGGGAGGCGGTCCGATGA
- a CDS encoding FtsW/RodA/SpoVE family cell cycle protein encodes MSSFARTDTSILGRWWWTVDRWTLLALGVLMIFGVVLTLAASPAAGGRIGLDGFHLAKRQLVLVPLAAAILVGTSLLSVKWVRRVAVLGFLGTIAVLVVTLLVGTEIKGAVRWISIAGFSLQPSEFIKPTFAVTAAWMFAAAKDEENSIPGTWISAFLYTVVVALLLAQPDLGQTVVVTAVWAGQFFLAGLPLILVAGLIVLGVVGLIGAYFMLPHVTVRIDAFFDPQAGDRFQINRSLEAFMNGGLLGRGPGEGTIKNSLPDSHSDFIFAVAGEEFGALVCLFIVALFAVVVLRGMSRIWGENSLFVMLAAAGLVFQFGLQALINMGSTLHLMPTKGMTLPFISYGGSSLLALAFGMGMLLALTRRRSSLEENL; translated from the coding sequence ATGAGCAGCTTCGCCCGCACCGATACGAGCATCCTGGGTCGTTGGTGGTGGACCGTCGACCGTTGGACTTTGCTCGCGCTGGGCGTGCTGATGATCTTCGGCGTGGTGCTGACGCTGGCCGCATCTCCCGCTGCTGGCGGTCGCATCGGGCTGGATGGATTCCATCTAGCCAAGCGCCAACTCGTACTGGTGCCGCTGGCGGCAGCCATCCTGGTAGGAACCTCGCTCCTCAGCGTGAAGTGGGTGCGGCGCGTTGCCGTCCTTGGGTTCCTGGGGACCATTGCCGTGCTTGTTGTCACCTTGCTCGTTGGGACCGAGATCAAGGGCGCGGTGCGTTGGATTTCAATCGCAGGCTTCTCCTTGCAGCCTTCCGAGTTCATTAAGCCGACCTTCGCGGTTACAGCAGCCTGGATGTTCGCGGCAGCCAAGGATGAGGAAAACTCGATCCCGGGCACTTGGATATCGGCCTTTCTCTACACCGTGGTCGTGGCTTTGCTACTGGCGCAGCCGGATCTCGGCCAGACCGTCGTGGTGACCGCAGTTTGGGCCGGGCAGTTCTTCCTGGCCGGATTGCCCTTGATCCTGGTGGCCGGCCTCATTGTTCTGGGGGTGGTCGGTCTGATCGGCGCCTACTTCATGCTGCCGCACGTGACCGTGCGCATCGATGCATTCTTTGATCCGCAAGCGGGTGATCGCTTTCAAATCAACCGGTCGCTCGAAGCCTTCATGAACGGTGGATTGCTGGGGCGTGGGCCGGGCGAGGGAACAATCAAGAATTCGCTCCCGGATTCTCATTCCGACTTCATCTTTGCCGTTGCTGGCGAGGAATTCGGGGCATTGGTTTGCCTGTTCATTGTGGCGCTGTTCGCTGTGGTCGTACTTCGCGGTATGTCGCGCATCTGGGGTGAAAACAGCCTTTTCGTGATGCTGGCAGCAGCCGGTTTGGTCTTCCAGTTCGGGCTTCAGGCACTGATCAATATGGGGTCGACTTTGCACCTCATGCCCACGAAGGGCATGACCCTGCCCTTTATCTCTTATGGGGGGTCATCGCTCCTCGCACTGGCTTTTGGCATGGGCATGCTGTTGGCGCTGACACGCCGACGCTCCTCTTTGGAGGAGAACCTATGA
- the mraY gene encoding phospho-N-acetylmuramoyl-pentapeptide-transferase gives MLYNLLTPLAEDFIFFNLFRYLTFRGGGAVITALILSFVLGPWVINWLKAKQKEGQPIREDGPETHLLTKKGTPTMGGVLILLAVAISTLLWADLSNQYVWIVLLVTGGYGAIGFVDDYKKLTSRSHKGLPGKLRLVLEIGIAVAAAYWITVISPEHLQFRFALPFFKDALLNLSWLFLAVAAVVMVGSANAVNLTDGLDGLAIVPVMIATGVFALIAYLVGNAVFANYLGLHGVPGSGELAVFCAALVGASLGFLWFNAPPAMVFMGDTGSLSCGAALGTIAVITRHELVLAIVGGLFVLETVSVIVQVASFKMTGKRVFRMAPLHHHFEKKGWAEPTIVIRFWIIASILALIGLSTLKIR, from the coding sequence ATGCTTTACAATCTCCTGACCCCGCTGGCTGAGGACTTCATCTTCTTCAACCTCTTCCGCTATCTGACATTCCGTGGCGGCGGCGCCGTTATCACTGCGCTGATCCTGTCCTTCGTGCTTGGGCCCTGGGTAATCAACTGGCTGAAGGCCAAGCAGAAGGAAGGCCAGCCAATTCGTGAGGATGGGCCGGAGACACACCTGCTGACCAAAAAGGGGACGCCGACCATGGGCGGTGTTCTCATCTTGCTCGCGGTCGCCATCTCCACCTTGTTGTGGGCTGACCTCTCGAACCAGTACGTTTGGATCGTGCTGCTGGTGACAGGCGGTTACGGTGCGATCGGCTTCGTCGACGATTACAAGAAACTGACCAGCCGGTCTCACAAAGGTTTGCCCGGAAAGCTCCGGTTGGTTCTGGAAATCGGTATCGCCGTCGCCGCTGCTTACTGGATCACGGTCATCAGTCCCGAGCATCTGCAGTTCCGTTTCGCCTTGCCGTTCTTCAAGGATGCGCTGCTCAATCTGAGTTGGCTGTTCCTGGCGGTCGCCGCCGTTGTCATGGTGGGTTCGGCCAATGCGGTGAACCTGACGGACGGGCTGGACGGGTTGGCTATCGTTCCCGTGATGATCGCCACCGGCGTCTTCGCCCTGATCGCCTACCTCGTCGGCAATGCGGTCTTTGCGAACTATCTGGGGCTGCACGGTGTGCCGGGGTCGGGTGAACTGGCGGTTTTCTGCGCCGCGCTGGTTGGCGCCAGTCTCGGGTTCCTCTGGTTCAATGCACCGCCGGCCATGGTCTTCATGGGCGATACCGGCTCGCTGTCCTGCGGCGCGGCGCTGGGCACCATAGCGGTGATCACGCGGCACGAACTGGTCCTCGCCATCGTCGGTGGGCTCTTCGTTTTGGAAACGGTATCGGTGATCGTGCAGGTCGCATCCTTCAAGATGACCGGTAAACGCGTATTCCGTATGGCGCCACTGCATCATCACTTCGAGAAGAAGGGGTGGGCGGAGCCGACCATCGTTATCCGCTTCTGGATCATCGCATCCATCCTGGCCCTGATCGGCCTTTCAACCTTGAAGATTAGGTGA
- a CDS encoding UDP-N-acetylmuramoylalanyl-D-glutamyl-2,6-diaminopimelate--D-alanyl-D-alanine ligase, whose protein sequence is MTQTPLWTRDEVLDAVGGLAKGADWTAGGVAIDSRNLQPGDLFVALQGPNHDAHDFVAAALAKGATAALVHRMPEDVPEGAPLILVEDTLKALTALGRAARKRSSARIVAVTGSAGKTGTKEALRLVLSPFGKVSASVSSFNNHWGVPLSLARMPRDAEFGVFELGMNHPGEIRDLVDLVQPEVAVITTIARAHLAFFKTGAAIAEAKAEIFEGVQPGGAAILNASSEYYGLLRARAEACGVTRFQTFGKSAEAQLRLVNAELYARCSAVSALIGGKPFDYSLAVPGEHWVMNSLAVLAVVRALGLDLTTAAAQFTRLKVLKGRGSSELVSMPEGAFELIDDSYNANPESMRAALSVLGRSKPREGSRRIAILGDMLELGSESRSLHAGLAKPLLEADVDLLFACGADMTALFEALPADRRGAHARDSVALLPIVQAAVKPGDVVMVKGSLGSRMAVIVEGLRTLDRKHSDNQPLRAANGR, encoded by the coding sequence ATGACCCAGACCCCGCTATGGACACGCGACGAGGTGCTGGACGCTGTCGGCGGATTGGCCAAAGGGGCGGATTGGACCGCAGGCGGTGTTGCGATCGACAGCCGTAACCTGCAACCGGGAGACCTCTTCGTCGCACTCCAGGGGCCCAATCACGATGCGCATGATTTCGTAGCCGCCGCTCTAGCTAAGGGGGCGACGGCGGCGCTGGTGCATCGGATGCCGGAAGACGTACCGGAAGGCGCGCCTTTGATCCTGGTCGAGGACACTCTCAAAGCCTTGACGGCTCTGGGTCGGGCTGCGCGCAAACGTTCATCGGCCCGAATCGTGGCGGTGACCGGCAGCGCCGGGAAAACTGGAACGAAGGAAGCTCTGCGCTTGGTACTCTCGCCTTTCGGCAAGGTGAGCGCCAGCGTATCCAGCTTCAATAATCACTGGGGCGTCCCGTTGTCGCTCGCACGCATGCCGCGTGACGCTGAATTCGGTGTGTTCGAATTGGGCATGAACCATCCGGGTGAGATTCGCGATCTGGTGGATCTGGTGCAGCCGGAAGTGGCGGTTATCACGACCATCGCCCGCGCTCATCTCGCTTTCTTCAAGACAGGCGCCGCAATCGCCGAGGCCAAGGCCGAAATCTTTGAGGGGGTGCAGCCCGGAGGCGCCGCTATTCTGAATGCCTCCAGCGAGTACTACGGTCTATTGCGGGCCCGCGCCGAAGCGTGCGGCGTAACTCGGTTTCAGACCTTCGGCAAGTCGGCCGAAGCCCAGCTTCGTCTTGTAAACGCAGAGCTTTATGCCCGTTGCAGCGCAGTTTCCGCGTTGATCGGCGGCAAGCCCTTTGACTATAGCCTGGCGGTACCCGGTGAACATTGGGTCATGAACTCGCTTGCGGTCTTGGCGGTGGTGCGGGCGTTGGGTCTGGACCTGACGACGGCAGCCGCACAATTCACGCGCCTGAAGGTTCTGAAGGGCCGCGGCTCCAGCGAGTTGGTCTCCATGCCCGAAGGCGCATTCGAGTTGATCGACGACAGCTACAACGCCAATCCGGAATCCATGCGCGCGGCGCTCTCGGTCCTGGGGCGCTCCAAGCCGCGTGAGGGAAGCCGCCGGATCGCGATCCTAGGCGACATGCTGGAGTTGGGGTCGGAAAGCCGCAGCCTGCATGCCGGCCTGGCCAAGCCGCTTTTGGAAGCAGATGTCGATCTGCTCTTTGCCTGCGGTGCGGACATGACGGCGTTGTTCGAGGCGCTGCCCGCTGACCGTCGCGGCGCCCATGCGCGTGATTCAGTAGCCCTGCTCCCCATCGTTCAGGCCGCGGTCAAGCCCGGCGACGTAGTGATGGTCAAGGGCTCTCTCGGCAGCCGCATGGCGGTAATCGTCGAGGGTTTAAGGACCCTCGACCGGAAACACTCCGATAACCAGCCGCTTCGCGCGGCCAACGGACGTTAG
- a CDS encoding UDP-N-acetylmuramoyl-L-alanyl-D-glutamate--2,6-diaminopimelate ligase: MPGRQLTELLTGLEEVKVQTAMEQKEMMIGGLTADSREVRPGDLFAALPGARVDGRDFIDQAVGRGADVVLAPVGTSLKDYGRPVSLVTSDEPRRTLAQMAARFHGRQPRTIAAVTGTSGKTSVADFLRQIWTLADRKAASLGTLGLIPATAASKAPPYLTTPDPVALHACLKEVAEAGYEHLALEASSHGLDQYRLDGLTFSAAAFTNLSQDHLDYHPDMESYLNAKARLFGDLLPTGATAVLNADAPEFDRLAALCERRGIEVLSYGLAGDDLRIVEARALPDGIALSLRVKGQDWQGKLDLIGTFQGHNVLAALGLALATGLEPSVALEALPKLVGVPGRLQRVAQTVSGAQVFVDYAHKPGALEAALTALRPHAEGRLIVVFGAGGDRDRGKRPLMGEIATRLADVVLVTDDNPRSEDPVAIRAEILAAAPGAREVSDRGGAIAAALAEADPGDLVLIAGKGHETGQIVGDKVLPFDDSEIARRLARGGQV; this comes from the coding sequence ATGCCGGGCAGACAACTCACTGAATTATTGACTGGGCTGGAAGAAGTTAAGGTGCAAACCGCGATGGAGCAGAAAGAGATGATGATCGGAGGATTGACGGCAGATAGCCGGGAAGTCCGTCCGGGCGATCTCTTTGCGGCTCTACCGGGAGCCCGTGTGGACGGACGTGACTTCATCGATCAGGCCGTGGGCCGAGGCGCCGATGTGGTGCTGGCCCCGGTGGGCACCAGTCTGAAAGATTACGGAAGGCCTGTTTCGCTGGTGACGTCCGACGAGCCGCGTCGCACGTTGGCGCAGATGGCCGCTCGTTTCCATGGCCGCCAGCCGCGCACCATTGCCGCGGTAACCGGTACCAGCGGCAAGACATCGGTTGCCGATTTCCTGCGCCAAATCTGGACTTTGGCGGACCGCAAGGCGGCCAGCCTTGGCACGCTCGGGTTGATCCCGGCCACGGCCGCCAGCAAGGCTCCGCCATACCTGACGACGCCCGATCCGGTCGCTCTTCATGCCTGCCTGAAGGAGGTCGCAGAAGCCGGATACGAGCATTTGGCCTTGGAGGCCTCCAGTCATGGTCTTGACCAGTATCGGCTGGATGGGCTCACGTTCAGCGCGGCTGCTTTCACCAACCTTTCCCAGGATCACCTGGATTACCACCCGGACATGGAAAGCTACCTCAACGCCAAGGCACGCCTGTTTGGGGATCTGTTGCCGACGGGCGCAACAGCCGTTCTGAATGCTGATGCGCCGGAGTTCGACAGGCTTGCGGCGCTTTGTGAAAGGCGGGGCATAGAGGTTCTGTCTTATGGCTTGGCCGGGGATGACCTGCGCATCGTCGAAGCCCGCGCTTTGCCCGACGGAATCGCGCTTTCGCTGCGGGTGAAGGGCCAGGACTGGCAGGGCAAGCTTGATCTGATAGGGACTTTCCAGGGGCACAATGTCCTTGCCGCCCTCGGCTTGGCATTGGCTACAGGGCTGGAACCTTCGGTCGCCCTTGAGGCCTTGCCGAAACTAGTTGGCGTTCCCGGACGGCTGCAGCGGGTCGCCCAGACCGTTAGTGGCGCGCAGGTCTTCGTCGACTATGCCCACAAACCCGGCGCGCTGGAAGCCGCGCTCACGGCCTTGCGCCCCCATGCGGAAGGTCGTCTGATCGTGGTATTCGGCGCAGGTGGTGACCGCGACCGTGGCAAGCGTCCCCTGATGGGAGAGATTGCGACGCGTTTGGCCGATGTCGTGCTGGTGACCGACGACAATCCACGCAGTGAGGACCCCGTTGCCATCCGCGCCGAGATTCTGGCTGCAGCGCCGGGAGCGCGGGAAGTCAGCGACCGCGGCGGCGCCATCGCGGCGGCCTTGGCTGAAGCCGATCCGGGCGATCTGGTTCTGATCGCAGGCAAGGGACATGAAACCGGGCAGATCGTCGGCGACAAGGTGTTGCCGTTCGACGATAGCGAAATAGCGCGACGTCTTGCGCGGGGAGGGCAGGTATGA
- the murD gene encoding UDP-N-acetylmuramoyl-L-alanine--D-glutamate ligase yields MIDLFYMSGFPVAVMGLGKSGIATARSLIASGAEVRAWDDNEDTRAAARAADIPLVDLYKMNWDEVPTLVLSPGIPDRYPEPHPVAAAARAANIEIVCDIELLARAQREARYLGVTGTNGKSTTTALIGHIMSLSGAAVETGGNLGTPALQLDALYQDGTYVLELSSYQLERIYSITFDTAVLLNISPDHLDRHGGLEGYIAAKKQIFRRQTKPRTAVIGIDDDYCRAIHKALVKADDQRVVPISASGEAVPGGVYVLDRVLYDDMDGEGFPVLNLDEVPNLPGRHNWQNAAAAYAACKAHGVPAPVAIACIRSFPGLAHRQQLVSEIDGIRYINDSKATNADAAAKALACYDDIYWILGGRAKEGGLAGLEAYYPKIAHAFLIGESAETFAKELEGKVATHSCGDLASAVVKAQALAAAERRSAPVVLLSPACASFDQFANFEARGKAFIDSVRELEKAASTVGSSQAGGGQ; encoded by the coding sequence ATGATCGACCTCTTCTACATGAGTGGGTTCCCGGTGGCGGTGATGGGTCTGGGTAAGTCCGGCATCGCGACTGCCCGCTCGCTCATCGCTTCCGGAGCCGAAGTGCGGGCCTGGGATGACAACGAGGATACCCGCGCCGCGGCTCGCGCCGCCGATATTCCGCTGGTCGACCTCTATAAGATGAACTGGGACGAGGTGCCGACGCTGGTGCTCTCGCCGGGCATCCCCGATCGTTATCCAGAACCCCATCCGGTTGCCGCAGCCGCGCGCGCGGCCAATATCGAGATCGTCTGCGATATTGAGTTGCTGGCGCGGGCACAGCGCGAGGCGCGCTACCTTGGTGTCACCGGAACCAATGGTAAATCGACCACCACGGCGTTGATCGGCCATATAATGAGCCTGAGTGGTGCTGCGGTTGAAACGGGCGGCAATCTCGGCACACCTGCTTTGCAACTGGACGCTCTTTATCAGGACGGAACCTATGTCCTGGAACTGTCGAGCTACCAGCTTGAGCGCATTTACTCGATCACCTTCGATACTGCGGTTCTGCTCAACATTTCGCCCGATCATCTGGATCGCCACGGCGGTTTGGAGGGCTACATCGCGGCAAAGAAGCAGATCTTCCGTCGTCAGACCAAGCCGCGCACCGCCGTTATTGGGATCGACGACGATTATTGCCGTGCAATCCACAAAGCGCTCGTAAAGGCGGACGATCAGCGGGTTGTCCCGATCTCTGCGTCGGGCGAAGCCGTTCCGGGTGGGGTCTATGTGCTGGACCGTGTGCTCTACGACGACATGGATGGCGAGGGCTTCCCGGTGCTCAATCTTGATGAGGTACCGAATCTGCCTGGCCGGCATAACTGGCAGAATGCCGCCGCCGCCTACGCGGCTTGCAAGGCGCACGGCGTGCCTGCACCGGTTGCGATTGCCTGTATCCGCTCTTTCCCGGGCCTGGCGCATCGTCAGCAACTGGTGAGTGAGATCGACGGCATCCGCTACATCAACGATTCCAAGGCGACGAACGCCGACGCAGCCGCAAAGGCGCTGGCCTGTTACGACGATATCTATTGGATCCTGGGGGGGCGGGCCAAAGAGGGCGGCCTTGCCGGTCTCGAAGCCTACTACCCGAAGATTGCCCATGCCTTCCTAATCGGCGAATCCGCCGAAACCTTCGCCAAGGAGTTGGAAGGCAAGGTGGCGACGCATTCCTGCGGCGACCTCGCCTCCGCCGTCGTCAAGGCGCAAGCCCTGGCGGCGGCGGAGCGGCGGTCGGCTCCTGTGGTGCTGCTGTCGCCTGCCTGCGCGTCGTTTGACCAGTTCGCGAACTTCGAAGCCCGCGGCAAGGCTTTTATTGACTCGGTCAGGGAGTTGGAGAAAGCAGCCTCAACTGTCGGCTCAAGCCAGGCGGGAGGTGGTCAATGA